A single genomic interval of Psychroserpens sp. NJDZ02 harbors:
- the greA gene encoding transcription elongation factor GreA gives MSKVSYYTAEGLKKLRAELKQLKDVERVKASRAIAEARDKGDLSENAEYDAAKEAQGMLEMRISKLEDQMAGARVIDESQMDASKILVLSKVKIKNQTNGMEMNYTLVADGEADLASGKISVNSPIGQGLLGKTVGDVAEIQVPNGTIKFDIIEISR, from the coding sequence ATGAGTAAAGTATCTTATTATACAGCAGAAGGATTAAAAAAGTTGCGTGCAGAGTTAAAGCAGCTTAAAGATGTCGAACGTGTTAAAGCATCCAGAGCTATTGCGGAAGCAAGAGATAAAGGTGATTTGAGTGAAAATGCGGAATACGATGCAGCTAAAGAGGCACAAGGTATGCTAGAAATGCGTATTTCTAAATTAGAAGATCAAATGGCTGGTGCGCGTGTTATTGACGAGTCACAGATGGATGCATCAAAAATACTAGTATTATCTAAAGTGAAAATCAAAAACCAAACTAATGGTATGGAAATGAACTATACGTTAGTTGCAGATGGTGAAGCGGATTTGGCTTCTGGGAAAATATCTGTAAATAGTCCAATTGGTCAAGGGTTGTTGGGTAAAACTGTTGGTGATGTTGCTGAAATACAAGTGCCAAATGGGACAATAAAATTTGATATTATTGAAATTAGTAGATAA
- a CDS encoding HIT family protein produces the protein MASIFTKIVNGEIPCYKVAETEYFLAFLDVNPNAKGHTLCIPKKEVNKVFDLDEETYIGLMRFSRQVAIALEKAVPCKRVGMSVIGLEVPHVHVHLIPLNSMDDARFINKVSLEKEEFETLAKAISANLKTDLS, from the coding sequence ATGGCTTCTATTTTTACAAAAATAGTCAATGGAGAAATCCCGTGTTACAAAGTAGCAGAAACAGAATATTTCTTAGCGTTTTTAGATGTTAATCCAAATGCAAAAGGACATACACTGTGTATTCCAAAAAAAGAAGTTAATAAAGTGTTTGATCTAGACGAGGAAACTTACATTGGTTTAATGCGATTTTCTAGACAAGTAGCCATTGCTTTAGAGAAAGCAGTGCCTTGCAAACGTGTAGGGATGAGTGTTATTGGTTTAGAAGTACCACATGTACACGTGCATTTAATTCCTTTAAATTCGATGGATGACGCTAGGTTTATTAATAAAGTGTCTTTGGAAAAAGAAGAGTTTGAAACGTTAGCAAAAGCTATTAGTGCTAACTTAAAAACTGATTTAAGTTAA
- a CDS encoding TonB-dependent receptor, translated as MKNLFLFLTFLVLSVGAKAQQNNIEVDSTKITTLDEVLLSATRAKDKTPVAFSNITKEELESINLGQDLPVLLDQLPSVVTTSDAGGGVGYTGIRVRGSDATRVNVTINGIPYNDQESQGTFWVNMPDFVSSVEDIQLQRGVGTSTNGSGAFGASLNLKTLNPSTEGYATTTNVVGSFGTRKHNISIGSGIKNNFYAEARLSNIQSDGYIDRARADLNSYYAEAGFVNKNTSIKAIVFGGKEETYQSWYGTPEAVVNGDLEGVQAFIDRNYSSDAEAENLLNSGRTYNFYTYDNEIDSYQQTHYQLHASHQFNAMFSGNISGNFTRGKGYFEQYKDDEELGDYFPNNANASDEGDVIRRRWLDNNFTAIVYSFNYKKDELNLYLGGGYNSYKGDHFGEVIWDSFETPIPVRSNYYFSYGDKEDFNTYLKAEYNINSNLFALLDLQYRTVDYESVGTSSDLLDINVKETYNFFNPKMGLTYRINNNSNVYGSYAVGNREPNRDDLTKNPITPVSEQLHDFEVGYKLQNANFYLNANLYYMDYKDQLVLTGDLDDVGDPIRQNVADSYRAGIEIQTGYKLSDQFRIDANATFSQNKIKAFDYIVYDTQYDPSTYDTVSYEAVVTTFEDTDISFSPNVIFGSTLTYSPIKNANIALLSKYVGQQYLDNTSSESKNMDGYFVNNLNVSYSIKPTWIKEIAFNVLINNVFNNKYVSNGYTYSYYYRPENSTDTPITENFYYPQATTNFLAGVTLKF; from the coding sequence TTTAACATTCTTGGTATTATCTGTTGGTGCTAAAGCGCAACAAAACAATATTGAAGTGGATTCCACAAAAATCACAACACTAGATGAGGTCCTATTGTCTGCTACTAGGGCAAAAGATAAAACGCCTGTTGCTTTTTCCAATATTACAAAAGAAGAGTTAGAGTCAATCAATCTTGGTCAAGATTTACCAGTATTATTAGATCAATTACCATCAGTCGTTACCACGAGTGATGCTGGTGGAGGTGTCGGTTATACAGGGATTAGAGTAAGAGGTAGTGATGCAACACGTGTTAATGTTACTATCAACGGAATACCTTATAATGATCAAGAAAGTCAAGGTACGTTTTGGGTTAACATGCCTGACTTTGTTAGTTCTGTAGAGGATATTCAATTACAACGTGGTGTTGGAACATCTACTAATGGATCTGGTGCCTTTGGTGCAAGTTTAAACTTAAAAACACTTAATCCATCTACAGAAGGTTATGCTACAACAACTAATGTAGTCGGTAGTTTTGGTACTAGAAAGCATAATATTAGTATAGGTTCGGGAATTAAAAATAATTTTTATGCAGAAGCCAGACTATCTAATATACAAAGTGACGGATATATTGATAGAGCTAGAGCAGACTTAAATAGTTATTATGCTGAAGCTGGTTTTGTTAACAAAAACACATCTATTAAGGCTATCGTTTTTGGAGGTAAAGAAGAAACTTATCAGTCTTGGTACGGGACTCCTGAAGCTGTTGTTAATGGTGATTTAGAAGGTGTTCAGGCATTTATTGATAGAAATTATTCAAGTGATGCAGAAGCCGAAAATTTATTAAACTCAGGAAGAACATATAACTTTTATACTTACGATAACGAGATTGATAGCTATCAACAAACACATTACCAATTGCATGCTTCACACCAATTTAACGCGATGTTTTCAGGGAATATTTCTGGAAATTTCACAAGAGGTAAAGGCTATTTTGAGCAATATAAAGATGATGAAGAATTAGGAGACTATTTTCCAAACAATGCTAATGCTTCAGACGAAGGCGATGTTATTAGAAGACGTTGGTTAGATAATAATTTTACTGCAATAGTGTATTCGTTTAATTACAAAAAGGATGAGTTGAATTTATATTTGGGTGGTGGTTATAATTCTTATAAAGGTGATCATTTTGGCGAAGTTATTTGGGATTCATTTGAAACACCAATACCAGTAAGAAGCAATTACTATTTTAGTTATGGAGATAAGGAAGATTTTAATACTTACTTAAAAGCAGAGTACAATATCAATTCAAATTTATTTGCGTTATTGGATTTACAATACAGAACGGTAGATTATGAGTCCGTTGGAACAAGCTCAGATTTACTAGATATTAATGTAAAGGAAACATATAATTTTTTTAATCCAAAAATGGGATTAACGTATAGGATTAATAACAATAGTAATGTTTATGGGTCTTATGCTGTGGGTAACAGAGAGCCAAATCGTGATGATTTAACTAAAAATCCAATCACACCTGTGTCAGAACAATTACATGATTTTGAGGTTGGGTATAAACTGCAAAACGCTAATTTTTACTTAAACGCTAATTTATACTACATGGATTATAAAGATCAATTAGTGTTAACAGGCGATTTAGACGATGTTGGTGACCCAATTAGACAAAATGTTGCTGATAGTTACAGAGCAGGGATAGAGATACAAACAGGATATAAATTATCTGATCAATTTAGAATAGATGCCAACGCAACTTTTAGTCAAAATAAAATTAAAGCGTTTGACTATATTGTTTATGACACACAGTACGATCCTAGTACATATGATACAGTATCTTATGAGGCAGTAGTGACAACGTTTGAGGATACAGATATATCATTTTCTCCAAACGTAATATTTGGTAGTACATTGACATACTCGCCAATTAAAAACGCTAACATCGCTTTGCTATCTAAGTACGTAGGACAGCAATATTTAGATAATACATCAAGTGAGAGTAAAAATATGGATGGTTATTTTGTAAACAATTTAAATGTGTCATATAGCATTAAACCAACATGGATTAAAGAAATCGCATTTAACGTTTTAATTAATAATGTTTTTAATAACAAATACGTTTCTAATGGTTATACGTATAGTTATTATTACAGACCTGAAAATTCAACGGATACACCAATCACAGAAAATTTTTATTACCCACAAGCAACTACTAACTTTTTAGCAGGTGTAACCTTAAAATTTTAA